Proteins encoded together in one Triticum dicoccoides isolate Atlit2015 ecotype Zavitan chromosome 7B, WEW_v2.0, whole genome shotgun sequence window:
- the LOC119341976 gene encoding putative lipid-transfer protein DIR1: MAKAKSMAALLAVVLVLGASVDVAHGICNISSGGIRACQPAAAIHNPTDAPSADCCAALAGADLPCLCRYKNVGAMWVRFYKIDVKRAMALPRKCGLAMPANC, translated from the coding sequence ATGGCCAAGGCAAAGTCCATGGCGGCGCTACTCGCCGTGGTCCTGGTCCTGGGCGCGTCCGTGGACGTCGCGCACGGCATCTGCAACATCTCCAGCGGCGGGATCCGTGCGTGCCAGCCGGCGGCGGCCATCCACAACCCGACGGACGCGCCGTCCGCCGACTGCTGCGCGGCGCTGGCGGGGGCCGACCTGCCGTGCCTCTGCCGGTACAAGAACGTCGGCGCCATGTGGGTGAGGTTCTACAAGATCGACGTGAAGCGCGCCATGGCGTTGCCGCGCAAGTGCGGCCTCGCCATGCCCGCCAACTGCTGA
- the LOC119340558 gene encoding uncharacterized protein LOC119340558 has translation MLSSTPCTTPITQPRCRPLLIPSPPAPSRGHKRWLDHPHVGVGHAVSLHSSRRHWPRSPEKGHWQKPATSASDRGPGNLWSGSSGHGHPIVLFSRDLPRILSLTSDRIAQKAPKSRSMALPSPAGIAKPRLHLLFNHRRTSSSSVTCCSNNGRSSSSEPEDWAAPSGNAVDWRSFRARLVLKEQYAKCFNPALRASWSPAVKVADKWAHPLVEPEKGCLLIATGKLDGSHIFERTVILLLSAGVLGPVGVILNRPSLMSIKEAQSLFAEEADIAGTFSGRPLFFGGPLEECFFLLGPREGGDGDGGDVVGRTGLFEEVMPGVHYGTRESVGCAAELVKRGVAGVRDFRFFDGFCGWEREQLRDEVRAGLWRVAACSPAVLGLTGIGGGLWEEVQQLVGKRRVW, from the exons ATGCTGAGCTCAACCCCATGCACCACGCCCATCACGCAGCCCCGCTGCCGTCCTCTTCTTATCCCCAGCCCTCCCGCGCCAAGCCGTGGCCACAAACGGTGGCTGGACCACCCACACGTCGGCGTCGGCCACGCCGTGTCACTCCACTCCTCGCGTCGCCATTGGCCCAGGTCACCAGAGAAAGGGCACTGGCAAAAGCCAGCTACATCCGCTTCGGATCGGGGCCCTGGAAACCTGTGGAGCGGAAGCTCCGGCCATGGCCATCCCATCGTCCTATTTAGCCGCGATCTCCCCCGCATCCTGTCACTAACCAGTGATCGGATCGCACAAAAAGCTCCGAAAAGCAGAAGCATGGCCCTCCCGTCGCCGGCCGGCATCGCGAAGCCGAGGCTTCACCTTCTCTTCAACCACAGGCGCACCAGTTCGTCGTCTGTCACCT GCTGCAGCAACAACGGACGGTCGTCGTCGTCTGAGCCCGAGGACTGGGCAGCGCCGTCCGGAAACGCCGTCGACTGGCGCTCGTTCCGGGCGCGGCTCGTCCTCAAGGAGCAATACGCGAAGTGCTTCAACCCGGCGCTCAGGGCgtcgtggtcgccggcggtgaaggTCGCGGACAAGTGGGCGCACCCGCTGGTGGAGCCGGAGAAGGGGTGCCTCCTGATCGCGACGGGGAAGCTGGACGGGTCGCACATCTTTGAGCGCACCGTGATTCTCCTGCTGTCGGCCGGGGTGCTGGGCCCCGTGGGCGTGATCCTGAACCGTCCGTCGCTCATGTCCATCAAGGAGGCGCAGTCCCTCTTCGCGGAGGAGGCGGACATCGCCGGCACCTTCTCCGGCCGCCCGCTCTTCTTCGGCGGCCCGTTGGAGGAGTGCTTCTTCCTGCTGGGGCCGCGGGAGGGCggagacggcgacggcggcgacgtggTGGGCCGGACGGGGCTGTTCGAGGAGGTGATGCCGGGCGTGCACTACGGCACGCGGGAGAGCGTCGGGTGCGCGGCGGAGCTGGTTAAGCGCGGGGTCGCCGGCGTGCGGGACTTCCGCTTCTTCGACGGGTTCTGCGGGTGGGAGCGGGAGCAGCTGCGCGACGAGGTGCGCGCTGGGCTGTGGCGTGTCGCCGCCTGCAGCCCCGCCGTTCTTGGGCTCACCGGCATCGGGGGCGGGCTCTGGGAGGAGGTGCAGCAGCTCGTCGGAAAGAGGAGGGTGTGGTGA